The genomic segment GGCCCGCGCCAGTGGGCGAGCCAGCAACTCGGATTGGTTGAACCCGCGCTCCCGCATGCGCGACGGATGCAGGGGCACGGGGACGACCAGATCTGGGCGGACCGCCGCGAAGCCGGAACCGCTCAGGACGCAGGCCATGTACTCGCCGAGTGGCGCCCCGAGCGTGTGGAGGCCATCGTATTTCAGGCGCAGGAGAGCGGCACGCAGGGTGCCGGAGAAGTGTCCGGCGGCGCGAGCGGCGGTGAACAGAAAGGGCGGGGAGGCCCGGCAGGCGGGGCACAGCGCGGCGAGATGGCCCTCGCCGTCGCCCGCCATCGGCATCCCGCAACGCGCGCACATCGGCGCGGCGATGTCGGCGAAGGCGGCGCGACACGTGGCGCACAGCGGCGAGTCGCAAGGCTCGAGGCAGACGAGGCATACGGGCGGATAGAGCAGATCGAGCAAGCCGAGCCCGGCTTCTCGTCCGAGGGCGGAGAGGCGGAGGGCCGCGCCTCGCAATCGGGCTCCGCCGTTGCCTGCCTCCGCGGCGCCCATCAGCCCGCCAGGGACGCCAGCGTGTCGGGTAGCGCCGCCACCAGTCGCCGAAGCTCCTCCAGGTAGCGGGCAGCTCCCGCGCCGTTCAGCACGCGGTGGTCGAACGTGAAGGCCGCGAGCGCCACGCGCCGCCAGGCGACCCCGCCGTCGGGCGCCCGTTGGGGCTCCTCGAACGGGGCGCCGATGAAGAGCGTCCCCACTGCGGGCGCGGCGATCACCGGGATGCCGCGCCGCACCACCGACCCGGAGAGGCTGGACACGCTGATCTGCATGGCCTCCGACGCTTGGTCCTCGCCAGCGCGAGCGCGGCGCACTGCGGCCTCGGCAACCTGACGGAACGCGTCGACCTCCAGCGTGTCGGCGGCGGGCACGCGCGCCAGCACGAGCTCGTCGCCCGGGCGCGCCACGGCGATCCCAAGGTGCAGGCGCCGATAGCGGCG from the Chthonomonadales bacterium genome contains:
- a CDS encoding ComF family protein, giving the protein MLDLLYPPVCLVCLEPCDSPLCATCRAAFADIAAPMCARCGMPMAGDGEGHLAALCPACRASPPFLFTAARAAGHFSGTLRAALLRLKYDGLHTLGAPLGEYMACVLSGSGFAAVRPDLVVPVPLHPSRMRERGFNQSELLARPLARALEVPISERAVRRVRRTRPQFSLHVDERAANVRGAFAVCDPTEVARRRVLVVDDILTTCATVNEVARALSNAGARSVCVAAAARGG